Part of the Aquimarina sp. MAR_2010_214 genome is shown below.
ATTCGTTTAAAATTTTACTTATTTTTTTTAGATTGTTTTATAACATATTATTATTTGAGTGTGTTTTTTATACTATTACTCTTTATTGATTTTATTATTTCGAACGGATTGTATGCTTTTGATGTCGTTTACATCAAAAAAAACCAATAAAAAAAGCGTCCAATTTCTTGGACGCTTGCTATTTTATATTCGTTTTTTAAGTTATATCACTTCAAAAAATGATTAAAATAGTTACATAGCGTCCTCTTCTGCAGAGATACTTCATTAATCCATCGATAATCACACAGATTAAACCGCAATTTTAATGCCATATGTATACTATTCTGTTTCATTTTGTTATACAAAAAATAATGAATTCTGGCTTATTTTCCAAATTAGTGCGCAAATATATGTATTTGCACTTGAATTCAATCCAGATATTGATTAAAAATAAAAAAATAATCTTATGAAAATCAATAAGTTACTCATAAGACTATTGCAGAATCATATTTAAGTTCTAATAAATATGAAAAATAAGGATTTTGAATGGTGTCATAATAAAGCAGGTATCCCCATCTGTAATTTTCCTAACAGGTATTCTATCTTATTGTCAACCGTTTTTAACGCTCCATCGATTATCGAGGCATGGTATTCCAGTTCTCTTCCTTTAAATTTCAAAATTGTTACAGGAAAACCTCTTACATTTTTAACATGTTCAGAGCTATCTAAATCTTTTTTCAATAATATTGTCAAATCATAGATTTCTTCTCGAGATAGTACCCCCATGATTTCTTTACCGTGTTCACTCTCATATACTTCTTCGTATAAAACTTTTCCATCTGTAAAAATCCATAGATCATATTCTGGGCCTATACCCCTACAAGATCTTTTAGAATAATGAAGAAGAACTTTGTTTTGGTTTATTTGATTCGTAATACGTCTGCTCCCATCACTTGAGAATAAGTTGAAATTAAATGTCATCATTACTTTTTACTATTATATTCCAAAAAACACAAATCAAAATAGCATAAGACTACTTTGTAATAGTTGACTAGCTACTTATTTGACTCGCTATTATAGTGTTCAATCTGCCAACTATATTTTTTTGATAAAACAAATGATCAACCAGTTCAACTTTCTTATATATGGAAAAGAAAATTATCCATTTATTATATTTTATAGACTTCCTATAAATGAAAACCCTTTTTAATAAGGGTGGTCATCTAAACGATGTAAATCCACTTAGCTAAAAATCATGAAAACTGATTTAATCCGGAATTCATTATTACATCATTTTCTGTGCCAAATTCTATTGGAGTTTTATTGGTATAATTCTTAAATGCTTTATTAAATGTTTCTTCATTATTAAAACCTACATCAAACAGTATATCGTAAAAATTCGAACAAGTACCACATCTAAAAATTCTAATCGCTTCGGTTATTCGGTACATATTTATGAAAGTATTGAAACTCTGTCCAAATTTTTGGTTGATAATCTGAGAAGTCTGATGGGTCGAAATGCCTAGTTTGGATGCTAAATCCGCCAATTTCAAATCTGCATTCCTAAAAGGTTTTTCCTCTTCCATTAGGCGTATCAATCTTTTCTTAAATTCGTTCACTAAACCATATGAAAGATCCAAATTTCGACGTTTTTCTCTTAGTTCGCACCTGATTTCTTTGAACTCCTTTTCCATTTTTTTAAGTGTAACATCTGAAGCTTTTTTCTTCTTTTTTTGAACATTGCGAAAATCTACAAAAATCAGGACTAAAGCCATATCTGTAACTAGTAATTGGATAATTAAGATAGAGATTAAGAAGTTATCATCTAACCAACTCATTTTATGAAATTTAATTTACAATCTATTCGTTTTATCTCACAACAGTTAACTTTGACTCTACCCTACTTCTTTTTTATTTTTATTCATACATTTGCCTCTAAGAAAATAAGTCGGCAAACATTTTTTTTCTTTTAAAAATATAGGGAGAAGGGAAAAATATGTAGGAAAAACATATTATTACAGCAATAAATATGAAAAAAATCAGTTTTTGGCATAACAATTGCGCACCTAGATCTTTAGCTAAAAAAATGAAATTTTGAATGATGGATGTCAAAAAAAAATCCGTTTGTGAGGAAAAAACTTTTAAGATGATTTTTGATAATCATTCTGAGGTTATCCGAAACTTTATTTACTACAAATGTGGTGATATGCAACAAGCGGAAGATATAACCCAAGATGCATTCGTCAAATTATGGAAGAACTGTAGTAAAGTTATTTTTGAAAAAGCAAAATCATTTGTAATGAAAGTAGCACAAAATGCATTTTATAATGAGGTCAACCATAAAAAGGTTATTTTAAAATATAACCAACAAGCAGCTCCTATTCTTATCGATGGTCAAAGCCCAGAATTCTTGATTGAAGAAAAAGAATTTATGTTGAAATTACAGCAAAGCATTTCAGAATTACCCGTGAAGCAAAGAGAAGTATTTTTGTTAAGTAGAAAAGACAAAAAGACGTATAAGGAAATTGCCGAAATAATAGGTCTTACCCAAAAGGCGGTAGAACGGAGAATGCATTTAGCACTTAAAGAGCTACATGAAAAATTAGGTGACTATTTAAAAAAGTGAGTTATGGCAAATTTTAATGATGCTGATAATTTTTTAGCAAAATGGGCAAATGGAGACTTATCTGAAGATGAGAAGGAAGACTTCAAAAAAACAAAGGAATATAAGCTGTATGCAACCATTTTAGAAGGTACCGAAAGCTTAGATGTTCCTGTTTATGACAATGGAACTGTTTTTGAAGGAGTCCAGGAAAAAATCAATAAAAAGGGTAAGGTTATACAACTTGTTCCTAAATGGGTATATACCGTAGCAGCAGCTTCTGTAGCTTTGCTTATTGGCTCTTTTCTTTTCTTTTCTCAGACCGTGAATTACAAAACTACATATGGTGAAAAGTTGGCCATAACACTCCC
Proteins encoded:
- a CDS encoding AraC family transcriptional regulator; this encodes MSWLDDNFLISILIIQLLVTDMALVLIFVDFRNVQKKKKKASDVTLKKMEKEFKEIRCELREKRRNLDLSYGLVNEFKKRLIRLMEEEKPFRNADLKLADLASKLGISTHQTSQIINQKFGQSFNTFINMYRITEAIRIFRCGTCSNFYDILFDVGFNNEETFNKAFKNYTNKTPIEFGTENDVIMNSGLNQFS
- a CDS encoding RNA polymerase sigma factor; protein product: MMDVKKKSVCEEKTFKMIFDNHSEVIRNFIYYKCGDMQQAEDITQDAFVKLWKNCSKVIFEKAKSFVMKVAQNAFYNEVNHKKVILKYNQQAAPILIDGQSPEFLIEEKEFMLKLQQSISELPVKQREVFLLSRKDKKTYKEIAEIIGLTQKAVERRMHLALKELHEKLGDYLKK